The Novosphingobium humi DNA window GGCCATGACGATGACATCGACCTGAACGCCCACGAACCGGCCGAATTCAATGCATGGAAATGGGCTGAGGCCGATCACCTGCCCGATCTGATCGTGCCGTTCAAAAAGCGCGTCTATCGCGCCGTGCTGGAAGAATTCCGCGCGCTGATCTGATCAATCGGTCTGCGGGGCCGGCTTGGCGGCAACATCGGCCGTGCTGGCCACCTTGGCATTGGGCAGCGCGGCGGGCAACGGCCCCTTGGCAATGGCCGCGATCAGACGGTTGGCCGCCTCGCTGCCCTTGCCGCCAAGGTTCTCGATCTTGGCCAGATCTTCCCGCGCCTTCTCCATCGCGCCCTTTTCGGCCAGCGTTTCGCCCTCGCCGCCCATTGCATCGATATTCTGCGGATCGCGGCTCAAAACGGTGCGGTAATAGTGCAGCGCCTTGCCCTGCATCCCCTGCATCCGCGCCGCCTGCGCCAATGATATGGTGATCCGGCTCGATCCGGGCTGAATGGCCAAGGCCGCTTCAAAGGCATCGGTCGCCTTGTCCACATCGCCCGCATTCAGCGCCACACGCCCCGCCTGCTCCAGCACCGCCGCGCGCGGGTCGAGCACCTCAACCGGGGCCGAATGGCTGCTGCTGGCCGCCACGGCCAGTGCCAGCGAGAGGGCAGCCGAGACGGGGGCAAAACGCATGACTATTTCCTTGGCCGAAACGGGGCGAAACCGCCGGATATCTGGGGAGGCTTCGAACATGACAATCTTGCTACCAAAGGCTTGCGCTTACAACAAGCGGGCGCTGGCAACAAAGAAGCCGTCTGTGCCATCATGGGCCGGAGAAAGGCGGATTCCGGCGCCGCGCACCTCGCCTGCGCCCAAATCCAGCGGCATTTGGGCCATGGCCGGATGGCGGGTCAGGAATGCGGCAAACTGATCCGCGCCCTCCTCGTCCAAAAGCGAGCAAGTGACAAAGACGATCCGCCCACCCGGTTTCAGCAGGCCGACCGCCAGATCGAGCAGACGCGACTGGATGGCTGTAATCCGCGCGAGTTCCGCCTCGGTCAGCCGCCAGCGCGCCTCGGGATTGCGCCGCCATGTGCCGGTGCCGCTGCAAGGCGCGTCGATCAGCACCGC harbors:
- a CDS encoding tetratricopeptide repeat protein, producing the protein MFEASPDIRRFRPVSAKEIVMRFAPVSAALSLALAVAASSSHSAPVEVLDPRAAVLEQAGRVALNAGDVDKATDAFEAALAIQPGSSRITISLAQAARMQGMQGKALHYYRTVLSRDPQNIDAMGGEGETLAEKGAMEKAREDLAKIENLGGKGSEAANRLIAAIAKGPLPAALPNAKVASTADVAAKPAPQTD